A genomic segment from Chitinophaga flava encodes:
- a CDS encoding RagB/SusD family nutrient uptake outer membrane protein has protein sequence MKLFYHKLIGVSLTALLLVSCSKSFLERTPQSSLQETDITNKKGVNTLLVGAYGALDGQDFANGDMKNLSGGSGYAVSPDNWIYGSVAGGDAHKGSDPSDAATILQIVTFATNASNGFFNDKWRVDYEGIRRCNFTLHVLTNVTDMTADEKTAVAAEARFLRAHYYSDLKKMFDKVPWVDENSANYQKLVVNDYKVPNDKDIWPMIEADFKYAADHLPETQREVGRANKWAAVAYLAKTLLYQGKYAAAMPLLEDVISSGVTTKGVKFGLMEHFHDNFDAFTKNNKEAVFSIQYSANDGSGGTGNANQGEMLNYPYNSPFGCCGFYQPSQDLVNSFRTDDNGLPYLDAFNQHPVKNDMGVPDTIAFTPDDGYLDPRLDWTVGRRGIPFLDWGLHPGMTWVRNQQSGGPYAALKNVYMQVNQDKYYDGNGWAPGNAINYILIRFADVLLMAAECQANTGDLNKAEAYVNMVRERAANPIGWVKQYIDPNEPMGGYTNEPAANYHVSPYPAGTFAASGKDFALKAIRFERKLELAMEGHRFFDLVRWGLAQTEINRYFNYEKTITSDVVNGNFSSRNKYYPIPQRQIDLSAKDGVSLLKQNPGY, from the coding sequence ATGAAATTATTTTATCATAAACTGATCGGCGTTTCATTGACAGCGCTGCTGCTGGTTTCCTGCAGCAAGAGTTTCCTGGAACGTACTCCTCAATCTTCTTTACAGGAAACCGACATCACCAATAAAAAAGGTGTAAATACCCTGCTGGTCGGTGCCTATGGCGCCCTCGACGGACAGGACTTTGCCAATGGTGATATGAAGAATCTTTCAGGTGGAAGTGGTTATGCCGTTTCCCCTGATAACTGGATCTATGGCAGCGTGGCGGGTGGTGATGCCCATAAGGGAAGTGATCCCAGTGATGCTGCCACCATCCTGCAGATTGTGACATTCGCCACCAATGCGAGCAACGGCTTTTTTAATGATAAATGGAGAGTGGATTATGAAGGTATACGCCGATGTAACTTTACACTCCATGTGCTGACCAATGTAACCGACATGACTGCTGATGAAAAGACAGCAGTCGCTGCAGAAGCACGTTTCCTGCGGGCACACTATTATTCAGATCTGAAGAAGATGTTTGACAAGGTGCCCTGGGTGGATGAAAATTCGGCCAACTACCAGAAGCTGGTAGTAAATGATTACAAAGTCCCTAATGATAAGGATATATGGCCGATGATAGAAGCGGACTTTAAATACGCTGCTGATCATCTTCCGGAAACACAGCGTGAAGTGGGCCGTGCCAACAAATGGGCTGCGGTAGCTTACCTGGCCAAAACCCTGTTGTATCAGGGCAAATACGCAGCTGCCATGCCACTGCTGGAAGATGTGATCAGTTCCGGCGTCACCACCAAAGGCGTGAAGTTTGGGCTGATGGAGCATTTCCACGATAATTTCGATGCTTTCACCAAAAACAACAAAGAAGCGGTATTCTCCATTCAATACAGTGCCAATGATGGTTCTGGCGGTACCGGCAATGCCAACCAGGGAGAAATGCTCAACTATCCTTACAACAGCCCTTTTGGCTGCTGTGGCTTCTATCAGCCTTCTCAGGACCTGGTTAATTCTTTCCGTACCGATGATAACGGTCTGCCATACCTCGATGCCTTTAACCAGCATCCGGTAAAAAATGATATGGGTGTTCCGGATACTATTGCCTTCACACCGGATGATGGATACCTTGATCCGCGCCTGGACTGGACAGTAGGACGCCGTGGCATACCTTTCCTCGACTGGGGGCTTCATCCCGGTATGACCTGGGTACGCAATCAACAGTCCGGCGGCCCCTATGCCGCGCTGAAGAATGTGTATATGCAGGTAAACCAGGATAAATACTATGATGGCAACGGATGGGCACCAGGAAATGCGATTAACTATATACTCATACGTTTCGCTGACGTACTGCTGATGGCTGCCGAATGTCAGGCCAATACCGGTGATCTCAACAAGGCAGAAGCCTATGTCAATATGGTCCGTGAACGGGCTGCCAATCCCATTGGATGGGTCAAACAATACATCGACCCCAACGAACCTATGGGTGGTTATACAAATGAACCGGCGGCCAACTACCATGTAAGCCCTTATCCGGCAGGGACTTTCGCCGCTTCCGGTAAGGATTTCGCTCTCAAGGCCATCCGCTTCGAACGCAAGCTGGAACTGGCCATGGAAGGGCACCGCTTCTTTGATCTTGTTAGATGGGGCCTGGCACAAACAGAGATCAACCGTTATTTTAA
- a CDS encoding SusC/RagA family TonB-linked outer membrane protein — protein sequence MKRGLRVALMPALALYFLFQSVAAQDMASNRGRIPLNNDNAQPDESSLKNVLHLIEERFSVSIAYKSNLVKSRKVQVSITGCHSPEEALLKVLTPLNLHFEKLRDHFYMVTEKNVVAIPAGPASLLQQRPVKGTVKDEKGNPMVGVTVRVPGTSIGTVTNAEGTYSLAVPGNSNDQLEVTFIGYETQRIAVGDRALVNFVLREGASALNEIVVTGYTTQKKKDLTGSVAVVNIDNLIKQPSAQVTEQLQGQASGVTVIGSGQPGEAPQIRIRGVNTFGANSPLYVVDGVPTTDIADLNPNDVASLQVLKDAGAASIYGARASNGVIVITTRRGTGKISVHYDGYYGRQYPKKGNVWNTLDPTEQAQLRWMAYKNSGLDPTTPQYGGGSAPVIPDYITPDGAKEGDPAVDPSKYYVNPSFTDLGDYKKFYRIARANKAGTDWYHEIFQPAPITSHNVAVSGGGDRGNYLFSLNYFNQQGTLMNTYLKRYTIRSNTQYNITDRIRVGENLAFSMTENPAVEINSADAAIGHAIREQSIIPVYDIKGNYAGSWGDALGDAQNPVAIQARTRNNKGLNTRLFGNIYGEVDFLKYLTFRTSFGGEVYSGWSHSFTYPQYENKENATANSYTEGSTNGHSWTWTNTLTYHQRFNNTHDLKIVAGTEAFDSRRRAVGGTTKDYFTFDPNFPDLSTGTGTQTNYSNREREGLYSLLGRVDYSFQDKYLLSATIRRDGSSKFINNRFGWFPAVTAGWRLSQEAFMKNITWISDLKLRGGWGIMGNQLNLSVNNGYFLYGGNRSSSYYDLSGTSNSLTAGFAGKQIGNPDAKWESDINANFGIDAAFFKGQLELSADYYRKDIRDLLYNPELPGLAGTAPQPFVNIARMKNQGFDFSLGWHKELGRQLKINVTGTLTTYKNEILKIADGVDYFDGDSRRFDGSNIIRNAVGHPVSSFFGYQIVGFWNSAKEVTDADDKVKKATNDPEAFYQDGAAMGRFRYKDVNGDGRITPDDRTFLGNPNPDFTYGINIGVVYKNFDFSIFIFGTHGNQIWNNVRWWRDFYSSFEGAKSKTALYDSWRPDHQNAKAPIQEVDGSVSTQGVPNSYMVENGAYLRAKNMQLGYTLPAGALSRLRIQKFRVYVQAANLFTITRYSGIDPEIGGSNITDFGVDEGAYPNQRQFLIGVNLGF from the coding sequence ATGAAAAGAGGTTTACGTGTGGCGCTGATGCCCGCATTAGCCCTGTATTTTCTGTTTCAATCGGTTGCGGCCCAGGATATGGCAAGCAACCGGGGCAGGATTCCCCTCAACAACGATAACGCACAGCCTGATGAATCTTCTTTAAAAAATGTACTGCACCTGATAGAAGAACGTTTCAGTGTCTCTATCGCCTACAAAAGCAACCTGGTAAAAAGCAGAAAGGTACAGGTGTCTATCACCGGCTGTCATTCACCAGAAGAAGCACTCCTTAAAGTGCTCACACCCCTGAACCTCCATTTCGAAAAACTAAGGGACCATTTTTATATGGTCACTGAAAAAAACGTAGTGGCAATACCGGCCGGTCCCGCCTCCTTACTGCAGCAACGCCCTGTAAAAGGTACTGTAAAGGATGAAAAAGGCAACCCTATGGTAGGCGTAACCGTTAGAGTCCCCGGTACCAGTATCGGCACTGTTACCAACGCAGAAGGTACGTATTCCCTCGCAGTGCCCGGTAATAGTAACGACCAGCTGGAGGTGACTTTCATCGGTTATGAAACACAACGTATAGCCGTTGGCGATAGGGCGCTGGTTAACTTTGTCCTCAGGGAAGGCGCCAGCGCTCTTAACGAGATTGTGGTTACCGGCTATACCACCCAGAAGAAAAAAGACCTCACCGGATCAGTTGCGGTGGTCAATATAGATAACCTGATCAAACAACCCTCAGCCCAGGTAACAGAACAACTGCAGGGCCAGGCTTCAGGTGTTACTGTCATTGGTTCCGGTCAGCCAGGAGAAGCGCCACAGATCAGGATCCGCGGTGTCAATACCTTCGGCGCCAACTCACCTCTCTATGTAGTAGATGGTGTGCCTACTACCGATATCGCTGATCTCAACCCCAACGATGTGGCCTCTCTACAGGTATTAAAAGATGCTGGCGCTGCCTCTATCTACGGTGCCCGTGCTTCAAACGGTGTGATCGTTATCACTACCCGCAGAGGCACCGGTAAAATATCCGTTCACTATGATGGATACTACGGCCGCCAATATCCCAAAAAAGGAAATGTATGGAACACACTCGATCCTACTGAACAAGCCCAGCTCCGCTGGATGGCCTATAAAAATTCCGGCCTGGACCCTACCACTCCTCAGTATGGAGGAGGCAGCGCGCCTGTCATACCCGACTATATCACACCGGATGGCGCCAAAGAAGGCGACCCCGCCGTAGATCCCTCCAAATACTATGTCAACCCCAGCTTCACTGACCTGGGAGACTATAAAAAATTCTATCGTATCGCTCGTGCCAACAAAGCCGGCACTGATTGGTATCACGAAATATTCCAACCTGCGCCTATCACCAGCCATAACGTAGCTGTAAGCGGCGGTGGAGACCGGGGCAACTATCTCTTTTCCCTCAATTATTTTAATCAGCAGGGAACGTTGATGAACACTTATCTGAAAAGATATACCATCCGTTCCAACACCCAGTACAACATTACAGACCGTATCAGAGTTGGGGAAAATCTCGCTTTCTCGATGACGGAAAACCCTGCAGTGGAAATCAACAGCGCCGATGCGGCCATTGGACATGCTATCCGCGAACAAAGCATCATCCCGGTGTATGATATCAAAGGCAACTACGCCGGCTCCTGGGGTGATGCCCTCGGTGATGCCCAGAATCCGGTAGCCATCCAGGCCCGCACGCGCAACAACAAAGGCCTTAACACCCGTTTGTTTGGTAACATCTATGGAGAAGTGGACTTCCTCAAATACCTCACCTTCCGCACCAGTTTCGGAGGAGAGGTCTATTCGGGGTGGTCCCACTCCTTCACGTATCCTCAGTACGAAAACAAGGAAAATGCTACCGCTAACTCCTATACCGAAGGATCTACCAACGGTCATAGCTGGACATGGACCAATACGCTGACCTATCATCAACGTTTTAATAATACCCACGACCTGAAAATAGTAGCCGGCACTGAAGCCTTCGATAGCCGCAGAAGAGCTGTAGGTGGCACAACCAAAGACTATTTCACTTTCGATCCCAACTTCCCGGACCTCAGTACTGGTACCGGTACACAAACCAATTACAGCAACCGCGAACGGGAAGGTTTATACTCCCTGCTGGGCCGCGTAGACTACTCCTTTCAGGATAAATATCTGCTCAGCGCCACCATCCGCCGCGATGGCTCCTCTAAATTCATTAATAACCGCTTCGGATGGTTCCCGGCTGTAACTGCCGGCTGGCGCCTGTCTCAGGAAGCATTCATGAAAAATATCACCTGGATCAGCGACCTTAAACTCCGTGGTGGATGGGGTATCATGGGCAATCAACTCAACCTCAGCGTCAACAATGGTTACTTCCTCTACGGTGGCAACCGCAGCTCTTCCTACTACGACCTGTCCGGTACCAGCAACAGCCTCACAGCCGGTTTCGCCGGCAAACAGATCGGTAACCCCGATGCCAAATGGGAAAGTGATATCAACGCCAACTTCGGTATAGACGCAGCCTTCTTTAAAGGTCAGCTCGAACTGTCGGCAGACTACTACCGCAAAGACATCCGGGACCTGCTCTACAATCCTGAACTGCCAGGCCTTGCCGGTACTGCTCCCCAGCCTTTTGTCAACATCGCCCGGATGAAAAATCAGGGCTTCGATTTCTCCCTCGGATGGCATAAAGAACTAGGCAGACAACTTAAAATAAACGTGACCGGTACCCTCACCACTTACAAAAATGAAATCCTCAAAATCGCCGACGGAGTAGACTACTTCGATGGCGACAGTCGCCGTTTTGATGGTAGCAACATTATCCGGAATGCAGTAGGACACCCGGTTTCCTCTTTCTTCGGTTATCAGATCGTAGGTTTCTGGAACAGCGCTAAAGAAGTTACAGATGCTGATGACAAAGTAAAAAAGGCCACCAACGATCCGGAAGCTTTCTACCAGGATGGTGCTGCGATGGGGCGTTTCCGTTATAAAGATGTCAACGGCGACGGACGTATCACCCCCGATGACCGCACCTTCCTCGGCAATCCTAACCCCGATTTTACCTATGGCATCAATATCGGTGTGGTGTACAAAAACTTTGACTTCAGCATTTTCATCTTCGGTACCCATGGCAATCAGATCTGGAACAATGTGCGCTGGTGGCGTGATTTCTACTCCTCTTTCGAAGGAGCTAAAAGTAAAACAGCCTTGTATGATTCCTGGAGACCAGATCATCAGAACGCCAAAGCGCCTATACAGGAGGTGGACGGCTCTGTCAGCACACAAGGGGTGCCCAACTCCTACATGGTGGAAAACGGAGCTTATCTCCGCGCCAAAAACATGCAGCTGGGCTATACCTTGCCTGCCGGTGCACTATCGCGCCTGCGTATACAGAAGTTCAGAGTATATGTACAGGCCGCCAACCTGTTCACCATCACCCGATACTCCGGCATTGATCCTGAAATCGGAGGCTCCAACATCACCGACTTCGGCGTAGATGAAGGTGCCTATCCTAATCAGCGTCAGTTCCTGATTGGTGTGAACCTGGGTTTTTAA
- a CDS encoding FecR family protein, which translates to MARKNYLSYTARDLALDEDFQQWVLQPETRNVFWKRWLLQYPEKGNDVREARKLVQSIGFKPYRLSVSEKEQLWEAVCEGLEEEVPLQQARTKVNWWQFWKYAAVLLLGMLLSGGWWWWKGSANTMIVSSHTRLGEVKHLMLPDSSEVTLNAHSRLLYAAGHPEVREVWLDGEAFFHVKHSASHRKFIVHTYDNVSVEVLGTQFNVNSAGKEVVVVLQQGSIQLNIEDSLAGKSTSMRLQPGEILRYNKQDGDFTKSSVNADRFTSWHTGRLIMEDYSLADAAAFMQQVFGKTMIARDTQLLRYKVSGSMPIIYNADTMLVQLEKVFRMQFNQKGDEVWIQKK; encoded by the coding sequence TTGGCCCGTAAAAACTATTTATCATACACCGCCCGTGATTTGGCGCTGGACGAAGATTTTCAGCAATGGGTACTACAGCCGGAGACCAGAAATGTTTTCTGGAAAAGATGGTTGCTACAGTATCCTGAAAAGGGAAACGACGTCCGGGAAGCCCGGAAACTGGTGCAGAGCATAGGCTTCAAGCCATACCGCCTCTCTGTCAGTGAAAAGGAACAGCTATGGGAGGCCGTATGTGAAGGGCTGGAGGAAGAGGTACCGCTGCAACAGGCGCGCACAAAGGTCAACTGGTGGCAGTTCTGGAAGTATGCGGCTGTATTGCTGCTGGGCATGTTGTTGTCCGGAGGATGGTGGTGGTGGAAGGGTAGTGCTAACACCATGATCGTTAGCTCCCATACCAGGCTCGGTGAAGTAAAACACCTGATGTTGCCTGATAGCTCAGAAGTGACGCTCAACGCGCATTCCCGCCTGCTCTATGCTGCCGGTCATCCGGAAGTGCGTGAGGTCTGGCTCGATGGAGAGGCTTTTTTCCACGTAAAACACAGCGCCTCGCATCGGAAATTTATTGTCCATACCTACGATAATGTAAGTGTGGAAGTGCTGGGCACACAGTTTAATGTCAACAGTGCCGGAAAGGAAGTGGTAGTAGTGCTGCAGCAAGGCAGTATCCAGCTCAATATAGAAGATAGCCTTGCAGGTAAAAGTACTTCTATGCGACTGCAACCAGGGGAGATACTGCGATACAACAAGCAGGACGGTGATTTCACCAAAAGCAGCGTCAACGCCGATCGGTTCACCTCCTGGCATACCGGACGTCTCATCATGGAAGACTACTCACTCGCTGATGCTGCCGCTTTTATGCAGCAGGTCTTCGGTAAAACCATGATCGCGCGCGATACGCAGCTGCTCAGGTATAAAGTTTCGGGTTCTATGCCTATCATATACAATGCTGATACCATGCTGGTACAGCTGGAAAAGGTTTTCCGTATGCAATTCAACCAAAAAGGCGACGAAGTCTGGATTCAAAAAAAGTAA
- a CDS encoding RNA polymerase sigma factor, with protein sequence MNTGKAVRANLKVVPSHSSLWGRLLEGDRHAFAEIYETHIDHLYHYGMHFCRDQERVKDCIQDLFQDLWLSREHLTTRIQHIRYYLISSLRRRLLRSLQKDRRSLHRDSWEAFEFEFTTPQENKLILEETAAEQKKLLQQALAQLTRRQREAIYLRFYQNLSYNEVAGIMSMQVDSVYNTISKAIGILKKNLPFPLLLLFLGR encoded by the coding sequence ATGAACACGGGGAAAGCAGTACGTGCAAACCTGAAAGTGGTGCCTTCCCATTCCTCACTTTGGGGAAGACTATTGGAGGGAGATCGCCACGCCTTTGCCGAAATATATGAGACCCATATAGATCATCTCTATCATTATGGTATGCATTTCTGCCGTGACCAGGAAAGGGTAAAGGACTGCATCCAGGATTTATTTCAGGACCTCTGGCTCAGCCGGGAGCATTTAACTACCAGGATACAGCATATCCGTTATTATCTGATCAGCAGCCTGCGCAGACGTCTGTTGCGTTCTCTGCAGAAGGACCGCAGGTCGCTGCACCGCGATTCCTGGGAGGCCTTTGAGTTTGAATTTACTACTCCGCAGGAAAATAAACTGATCCTGGAAGAAACAGCCGCCGAACAAAAGAAACTCCTGCAACAAGCCCTGGCCCAGCTTACCCGCCGCCAGCGGGAAGCCATCTACCTCCGTTTTTACCAGAACCTCAGTTACAACGAAGTGGCAGGCATTATGTCTATGCAGGTGGATTCTGTGTATAATACTATCTCCAAAGCTATTGGCATTCTGAAGAAGAATCTTCCTTTCCCATTGCTGCTGTTGTTTTTAGGGAGATGA
- a CDS encoding DUF3108 domain-containing protein has protein sequence MQIPLKSMLLLLLPFASFAQKTVLPGNPDINTTRLKPGKSLFTIYYVKGDNWTKKGTYTNEITISGNELKFVADYKDENEKWFRKRTSIADAKTLSPVSYKSEGLKNSLDLNFGNTITGKYHYSNGDKDKQITLKPTGKFVDFNVSEILFTTLPLDVGYKAVVPEFYYGDSPDSVLSNYIVKDVKSYIQRSPKTGNHESWLVSVLEESSGAVYTYIIDKKDHRIWQREMPVGGGTTEICVNEELDYQPIESKFSKEENLKKLENGNSVIVGTAFARDHGRGVTVVNINRAQYAPKGTVVSILPNSAYLEEWKEVNKKIRKRKKLPEVPIDPNVAACIKKTTVYDDKGHFEFTSLMPGEYILFTSFGYTHRYSYQYYAGTSYLMHPSGAVLSSNDNYKSANAATGATAEIESKVTIRKDGDKVDVNLKDVR, from the coding sequence ATGCAAATTCCATTGAAATCAATGCTGCTGCTGCTATTGCCATTTGCCAGCTTCGCACAGAAAACTGTTTTACCCGGAAACCCAGACATTAACACTACTCGTTTGAAACCAGGAAAATCATTGTTCACCATCTATTATGTGAAAGGTGACAACTGGACAAAAAAAGGAACTTATACAAATGAAATAACAATTTCGGGGAATGAGCTGAAATTTGTAGCCGACTACAAAGATGAAAATGAAAAATGGTTCAGAAAAAGAACTTCTATAGCAGATGCAAAAACACTGAGCCCTGTTAGCTATAAGTCTGAAGGATTGAAAAATTCACTTGACCTGAACTTCGGAAATACTATCACAGGTAAATATCATTATTCGAATGGTGATAAGGATAAGCAGATAACGTTAAAGCCAACCGGCAAATTTGTTGATTTTAATGTGTCAGAAATTCTTTTTACAACATTGCCCCTGGATGTGGGCTATAAGGCTGTAGTACCGGAGTTTTATTATGGTGATAGTCCTGATAGTGTATTGTCAAACTACATTGTAAAAGATGTAAAAAGCTACATACAACGATCACCTAAAACCGGTAATCATGAAAGCTGGCTTGTGAGTGTATTGGAAGAGTCCTCAGGTGCAGTTTACACGTATATCATAGATAAAAAAGATCACAGGATTTGGCAGAGAGAAATGCCTGTGGGTGGAGGAACGACAGAAATTTGCGTGAATGAGGAATTGGATTACCAGCCGATAGAAAGCAAATTTAGCAAAGAAGAAAATTTGAAAAAATTGGAGAATGGGAATAGTGTAATTGTAGGAACCGCATTTGCAAGAGATCACGGCAGAGGAGTAACGGTGGTAAACATCAATAGAGCACAATATGCTCCCAAAGGCACTGTTGTATCCATTCTTCCCAATTCGGCATATCTCGAAGAATGGAAAGAAGTGAACAAAAAAATAAGAAAACGCAAGAAGTTACCTGAAGTGCCTATCGATCCTAACGTTGCCGCATGTATTAAAAAGACAACCGTGTATGATGACAAAGGGCATTTTGAATTTACGAGCCTGATGCCAGGTGAGTATATATTGTTCACATCCTTTGGGTACACACACCGGTATTCGTACCAATACTATGCAGGGACTTCTTATTTGATGCATCCGAGTGGAGCGGTGCTGTCATCTAATGACAATTACAAATCCGCCAATGCCGCTACAGGAGCAACTGCTGAAATAGAATCGAAAGTTACCATCCGGAAAGATGGTGATAAAGTAGATGTTAATCTGAAAGATGTGCGGTGA
- a CDS encoding acyl carrier protein, translating into MKQPIESTVISAISSSIGIPENAISSDQSLEELGMTSILAVQLSSKLQQQFGIADMDGMSTSNTIGEIVDYIEGKAK; encoded by the coding sequence ATGAAACAACCTATCGAATCAACAGTAATTAGTGCAATCAGCAGTTCCATTGGTATTCCTGAGAATGCTATCTCTTCCGATCAATCTTTGGAAGAGCTGGGAATGACTTCTATTCTGGCAGTTCAGCTTTCATCTAAATTGCAACAACAGTTTGGAATAGCAGACATGGATGGGATGTCCACCAGCAATACAATCGGTGAGATCGTCGATTATATTGAAGGTAAGGCTAAGTAA
- a CDS encoding alpha/beta hydrolase produces the protein MIELFFGNIANPKEGHNVNINKKVRKYMVKNVKVIFFVLLMFLSFPGASQAPMETAKEKTIYFFSGMGADSSVFKNLKLPGYHKVYISWIPALPNESITEYAGRIKSQITTPNPYLIGLSFGGIVAVEVSKQIEVEKMVLISSVRKKEDLNKVQFFFMRLGLYRIIPGILLRRTNFLTNSYFGARSQKDKKELKKLLQNTDISFFRWALKSIAHWDNTESPERTIQIHGTADRVIASRLVHPDYRIKGGGHLMVFNKADTISRIIRHYFHE, from the coding sequence ATGATTGAACTTTTTTTCGGTAATATCGCAAACCCAAAAGAGGGTCATAATGTCAACATCAACAAAAAGGTAAGAAAATATATGGTGAAAAATGTGAAAGTGATTTTTTTTGTTTTACTTATGTTCCTTAGCTTCCCAGGGGCTTCCCAGGCCCCAATGGAAACAGCTAAAGAAAAGACAATTTATTTTTTTAGTGGCATGGGGGCAGATTCAAGCGTATTTAAGAACCTGAAACTTCCCGGTTATCATAAAGTTTATATCTCCTGGATTCCAGCACTGCCAAATGAATCAATCACGGAATATGCAGGAAGAATAAAAAGCCAGATCACAACCCCAAATCCATACTTAATCGGGCTTTCTTTTGGCGGTATAGTGGCCGTGGAAGTATCTAAGCAAATAGAGGTAGAAAAAATGGTGTTGATCTCTTCAGTCCGAAAAAAGGAGGACCTCAACAAAGTGCAGTTTTTTTTCATGAGACTGGGGTTATATCGAATCATTCCAGGTATATTGTTAAGACGTACTAACTTTCTCACCAATAGTTATTTTGGCGCCCGATCCCAAAAAGACAAGAAGGAATTAAAAAAATTGCTGCAAAACACGGATATTTCCTTCTTTCGCTGGGCATTAAAGAGCATTGCTCACTGGGATAATACAGAGTCACCTGAGCGAACAATTCAGATACATGGAACAGCCGACAGGGTTATCGCCAGCAGACTCGTACATCCTGACTATCGCATTAAAGGCGGAGGACATCTCATGGTTTTTAATAAAGCAGATACGATTAGCAGAATCATCAGGCATTACTTTCATGAATAA